Proteins from a single region of Bifidobacteriaceae bacterium:
- a CDS encoding OB-fold domain-containing protein, whose translation MNDSYARLLPPVTDTNRQYWDGLAQGELRLQQCDACGAMRYPDAPCCPECLCDAHTWKPVSGRATLWSWIIMHQRYFEAFDELRPYLVVQIKLEEGPLMVSSLIDPPDQLEVDAPLKVEFVKSPADRIIPKFRVVS comes from the coding sequence ATGAACGATTCCTACGCGCGGCTCCTGCCGCCCGTCACTGACACGAACAGGCAGTATTGGGATGGCCTCGCCCAGGGTGAACTCCGTTTGCAGCAGTGTGACGCGTGCGGCGCCATGCGTTACCCCGACGCGCCCTGCTGCCCTGAATGCCTCTGTGATGCGCATACCTGGAAGCCAGTCAGCGGTCGTGCCACCCTTTGGTCGTGGATCATCATGCACCAGCGCTACTTTGAGGCCTTCGATGAGCTGAGGCCATACCTCGTTGTCCAGATCAAGCTTGAAGAAGGACCGCTGATGGTCAGTTCCCTCATTGATCCACCTGACCAGCTTGAAGTCGATGCACCGCTCAAAGTCGAATTCGTCAAGAGCCCCGCAGACCGGATAATCCCGAAATTCCGGGTCGTGTCGTGA
- a CDS encoding CoA-acylating methylmalonate-semialdehyde dehydrogenase, producing MVYRVSHYIDGEIGAGGYGTYPICNPATGERIGVVELGDEKAVDTAVASSRRAFEAWSRVSLGRRTDVLFAFRELLKAHAGELGEIVTREHGKILSDALGEVSRGLEVVEFACGIPELLKGEFTAQAATGIDVFSFREPLGVCAGITPFNFPVMCPLWMAPVAIACGNTFVLKPSELDPSASVFIAQLWTAAGLPEGVFNVVQGEGRAATALVNHVDVASVSFVGSTRVGKEVHRGGTAHGKRVQAMCGAKNHGVVLADADLDFAAASVVAAAFGAAGERCMALPVVVAVEEVADRLLDCLVAKAREIKVGDGMSSDVDMGPVISKAHRDRIEQTIAEARAAGARVVLDGRGFRPSNRPEGFFTGPTIIDRVTAEMRVYHEEVFGPVLVVLRARELDDAIGIIKSNRYGNGAAIFTSSGEAARRFARSVPVGMIGVNVPIPVPVAYHSFGGWQDSFAGESHIYGPEGVRFFTQAKVVTQRWPQPTAATAAFHFQATSSIGA from the coding sequence ATGGTCTACAGGGTTTCGCACTACATCGACGGCGAAATAGGCGCCGGTGGTTACGGAACCTATCCGATTTGTAACCCGGCTACGGGTGAGCGGATCGGCGTCGTTGAACTTGGTGACGAAAAAGCGGTCGATACTGCGGTGGCGTCGTCGCGCCGCGCTTTCGAGGCATGGTCGCGAGTGTCACTCGGTCGCCGAACGGATGTGCTTTTCGCATTCCGCGAACTGCTCAAGGCGCACGCAGGCGAATTGGGCGAAATTGTGACCCGAGAACACGGCAAGATCTTGTCCGACGCATTGGGAGAGGTAAGCCGCGGACTCGAGGTTGTCGAGTTCGCATGCGGAATCCCCGAACTGCTCAAGGGGGAATTCACCGCACAAGCCGCCACCGGTATTGATGTCTTCTCGTTCCGGGAGCCTCTGGGCGTCTGTGCGGGCATTACACCGTTCAATTTCCCGGTCATGTGTCCATTGTGGATGGCGCCGGTCGCCATCGCATGCGGGAACACGTTCGTCTTGAAGCCATCCGAATTGGATCCTTCAGCATCGGTCTTCATTGCCCAGTTGTGGACCGCCGCCGGTCTCCCCGAAGGCGTTTTCAATGTTGTGCAGGGCGAGGGACGGGCGGCGACGGCTCTTGTCAATCATGTAGACGTTGCTTCGGTCTCGTTCGTCGGCTCTACAAGGGTAGGCAAGGAAGTACATCGGGGCGGTACGGCCCACGGCAAGCGGGTTCAGGCGATGTGTGGTGCTAAGAACCACGGGGTCGTCCTTGCTGACGCGGACCTCGACTTCGCGGCGGCAAGCGTCGTCGCGGCGGCTTTCGGTGCGGCCGGAGAACGCTGCATGGCCTTGCCAGTGGTCGTAGCGGTCGAGGAAGTCGCAGACCGTCTCCTCGATTGCCTTGTCGCGAAGGCACGGGAAATCAAGGTCGGCGACGGCATGTCCTCGGATGTTGACATGGGGCCGGTAATCTCGAAGGCGCACCGCGACCGCATCGAACAGACCATTGCCGAAGCTAGGGCAGCGGGTGCACGCGTAGTTCTGGATGGGCGCGGTTTCCGTCCCAGCAATCGACCTGAGGGCTTTTTCACAGGGCCCACGATCATTGACCGTGTGACGGCAGAAATGCGGGTCTACCATGAGGAAGTCTTTGGCCCGGTCTTGGTTGTCTTACGGGCCCGCGAACTCGATGATGCGATCGGGATTATCAAGAGCAACCGCTATGGGAACGGCGCTGCAATCTTCACTTCATCAGGTGAAGCGGCTCGACGTTTCGCAAGGTCGGTGCCAGTCGGGATGATCGGTGTCAACGTACCAATTCCAGTGCCCGTCGCCTACCACTCGTTTGGTGGTTGGCAAGACTCGTTCGCGGGTGAATCCCACATCTACGGCCCCGAGGGGGTGAGGTTCTTCACGCAAGCGAAGGTTGTCACGCAACGCTGGCCCCAACCGACTGCGGCCACGGCCGCTTTCCACTTCCAGGCTACCTCGTCAATCGGAGCGTGA
- a CDS encoding 2-hydroxy-3-oxopropionate reductase has protein sequence MARVGIVGLGVMGVPMMLNVLKAGHEVKGFDINPAGVEKLVGAGGAAAGSVGEACTDVDFFVTMLPDSPDVRVVVFGPGGLLENAEPGLVYVDMSTIRPDVSREVGVACRAKGIWALDAPVSGGEKGAIDGSLAIMVGGERDGFEAARALLDSMGSTVVHLGPSGSGQTVKAANQLIVGGVYGLVAEAIVFLEAYGVDTGAALKVLGGGLAGSRVLELKGGSMLARQFEPGFRIDLHHKDMGIVTAAAREAAVVIPLGSVVAQLIATARANGDGSLDHSALLRVVERLSGRAD, from the coding sequence GTGGCACGGGTTGGTATTGTCGGCTTGGGCGTCATGGGTGTTCCGATGATGCTGAACGTACTGAAGGCCGGTCATGAGGTAAAGGGCTTTGACATTAACCCCGCTGGGGTGGAGAAACTGGTGGGGGCCGGCGGAGCGGCAGCAGGTTCAGTGGGGGAGGCGTGCACCGATGTTGATTTCTTCGTCACGATGCTGCCGGACTCTCCTGACGTCCGGGTCGTTGTTTTCGGTCCCGGCGGTCTGCTAGAAAACGCAGAACCAGGCTTGGTATATGTGGACATGTCGACCATACGTCCCGATGTGTCACGCGAAGTGGGAGTGGCTTGCCGGGCGAAAGGCATCTGGGCCTTGGACGCACCGGTATCGGGGGGCGAGAAGGGCGCCATTGACGGTTCCTTGGCGATCATGGTCGGTGGCGAGCGGGATGGCTTCGAGGCCGCGAGAGCGTTGTTGGATTCGATGGGATCGACTGTGGTGCATTTGGGGCCGTCTGGCTCCGGTCAGACGGTGAAGGCTGCGAACCAACTTATTGTCGGCGGCGTTTATGGGTTGGTTGCCGAGGCGATCGTGTTCTTGGAGGCTTATGGCGTGGACACTGGGGCAGCTTTGAAGGTCCTCGGCGGTGGCCTCGCCGGTTCCCGCGTGTTGGAACTGAAGGGCGGATCTATGCTGGCTCGGCAGTTCGAGCCCGGTTTTCGCATCGATCTGCATCACAAGGACATGGGAATCGTGACGGCGGCGGCCAGGGAGGCGGCCGTGGTGATTCCCCTCGGTTCAGTAGTCGCGCAGTTGATTGCCACGGCCCGTGCCAATGGAGACGGAAGCCTGGATCATTCAGCTTTGCTGCGGGTGGTCGAGCGTTTGTCCGGCCGCGCCGATTGA
- a CDS encoding enoyl-CoA hydratase/isomerase family protein: protein MLNDLGDGVFRIILNRPAKRNAMDFAARKALVDALDATNGKAKVLIITGAGTSFCAGMDLKEVASGEAYDVGDAVRRRTMWTNVQHEIRAHPSIVIAAVNGYALGGGVTLINTSDLAIAADEALIGMPEASFGLYPGVAGPSTQLRLLPKHAAWMVLTASRINGQTAEAWGLVNRSVPRETLDEESEVLARQIAAYDPVTLEWCKRSLQQVPGNIAEWRAALEYGESVGTQIRARTERLDQELGALTDGRGNSGRRT, encoded by the coding sequence TTGCTGAATGACTTGGGCGACGGCGTTTTCCGGATAATACTGAACCGGCCAGCCAAGCGCAACGCGATGGATTTCGCAGCGAGGAAAGCATTGGTGGATGCCCTGGACGCAACCAACGGGAAGGCCAAGGTTCTGATCATCACGGGCGCGGGAACTTCCTTCTGCGCGGGGATGGACCTCAAAGAAGTGGCTTCGGGCGAGGCTTATGATGTGGGCGACGCCGTTCGACGCCGCACAATGTGGACAAATGTCCAGCATGAGATCCGGGCGCACCCTTCAATAGTGATCGCTGCAGTCAACGGGTACGCGCTCGGCGGCGGCGTCACTCTCATCAACACTTCCGACCTTGCAATCGCGGCTGACGAGGCGCTGATCGGAATGCCGGAGGCCAGCTTTGGCCTCTATCCTGGAGTTGCTGGCCCCTCGACCCAGCTACGTCTTCTGCCGAAGCATGCAGCTTGGATGGTGCTCACAGCTTCTCGCATCAACGGTCAGACTGCTGAAGCTTGGGGGCTCGTGAACCGAAGCGTTCCTCGCGAGACGCTCGACGAAGAATCCGAAGTGCTCGCCCGCCAGATTGCTGCATACGATCCCGTCACGCTTGAGTGGTGCAAACGCTCCCTTCAGCAGGTGCCTGGAAACATCGCCGAGTGGCGGGCAGCCCTTGAATACGGTGAGAGCGTAGGAACCCAGATTCGTGCGCGAACCGAGCGCTTGGACCAAGAGCTTGGGGCCCTCACCGATGGCAGGGGAAACTCCGGGCGGAGAACATGA
- a CDS encoding CoA transferase encodes MNGPPGETAGGTIRPGALRIVELAQGIAGPCCGRLFAALGEDVIKFEPTAADRLRRTPPLRSDGVGHMFAALAQGKRIVRWDPPGLSSELCETLEGADIVIIDRDAAWLGADADTLRARWPQLVVVSVTTLGLTEAASLPEDSLLAEAYGGLLTMIGEPGNKPLTLGGHQTCYMGGIAGFFGAMIALQRLAQGHGGDVVDVALADLAAYVDWKSDIVADRTGMPPSRSGVEGGAWRIVEAQNGGLGVIFQPSQWAAMVSLIADQRLADPALCDAVVRRAKAAAWWPAVRDWAAARTKEEAYHEAQAAGLAFGYLANVADLAESEQYRARSFVGSGERPAIGPLFKSDTLTWHVGQVPDDRDPSLEWRGHRWEPKARSPYPRAPLDGLRVLDLGTITAGAATGRLLADYGGNVIKVESTIRPDPFRKWPEALTGDSGADSPMFDSNNAGKLGIDIDLTNPNERRRLLDLAGQADVVIENFRVGVTAKLGVDAAAIHAANPDSIYLSLSSQGQTGPESGYRSYGSTLDLLSGLASVTGYRGGDGIWSSAEVNYPDQFVSLLGAALVAYCWVRRVTGAVLDIAQREAVTWTIAYLVEAYLDSGAIARPTGNDRPGCLPRDVYPCRGHDRWVAIACTTDDERAALGRLVGVPVQPATASAWRQAMSTIGLMIGEWTSIYDPRVAADRLNAAGVPAAPVLTAVERCQEPHFSARRVFLGGPPRRKGFPFLLRGYSPPNPLPAPALGEHSELVSGGTWPASRNS; translated from the coding sequence ATGAACGGTCCGCCAGGGGAGACGGCAGGTGGGACGATACGTCCCGGCGCTTTGCGGATTGTCGAACTCGCTCAGGGCATAGCTGGTCCGTGCTGTGGTCGTTTGTTCGCAGCGTTGGGCGAGGACGTGATCAAATTCGAGCCCACTGCTGCCGACCGCCTGCGCCGAACGCCGCCGCTGCGTTCTGACGGCGTGGGTCACATGTTCGCAGCCCTGGCCCAAGGTAAGAGAATCGTTCGCTGGGACCCGCCAGGACTCTCGTCCGAGTTATGCGAGACCCTTGAGGGTGCCGACATCGTGATCATCGACCGCGATGCAGCGTGGCTTGGTGCGGACGCAGACACCCTCCGGGCGCGCTGGCCCCAACTTGTCGTCGTCTCGGTCACTACGCTCGGCTTGACCGAAGCTGCATCCCTTCCCGAGGACAGCTTGTTGGCGGAGGCATATGGTGGGCTCCTTACGATGATCGGCGAACCGGGCAACAAGCCTTTGACCCTTGGCGGCCACCAGACCTGCTACATGGGAGGCATCGCTGGATTCTTCGGTGCCATGATCGCTCTGCAGCGCTTGGCCCAAGGGCACGGTGGCGATGTCGTTGATGTGGCGTTGGCGGACCTGGCGGCATACGTCGACTGGAAGAGCGACATCGTGGCCGATCGGACCGGCATGCCGCCAAGCCGCTCGGGTGTCGAGGGCGGAGCGTGGAGGATCGTCGAGGCGCAGAACGGCGGCCTGGGTGTGATCTTCCAGCCGTCTCAGTGGGCGGCGATGGTTAGCCTCATCGCCGATCAGCGACTGGCAGACCCCGCTTTGTGCGATGCTGTCGTTCGTCGGGCGAAGGCAGCCGCATGGTGGCCTGCGGTGCGCGACTGGGCCGCCGCCAGGACCAAGGAAGAGGCTTATCACGAAGCCCAAGCGGCGGGGCTAGCATTCGGATACCTCGCCAACGTCGCAGACCTGGCTGAGTCAGAACAGTACCGTGCCCGCAGCTTTGTGGGCTCCGGCGAACGGCCGGCTATCGGGCCACTGTTCAAGTCCGACACGCTCACCTGGCATGTTGGGCAGGTCCCGGATGACCGTGATCCATCGCTGGAATGGCGAGGGCACCGTTGGGAACCGAAGGCGCGATCACCATACCCACGGGCACCGCTGGACGGCCTGCGCGTGCTGGACCTTGGGACAATCACTGCCGGAGCCGCAACTGGCCGACTGCTAGCCGACTATGGCGGTAATGTGATCAAGGTCGAATCAACCATCCGCCCAGATCCGTTCCGGAAGTGGCCGGAGGCCCTGACAGGCGACAGCGGCGCTGACTCTCCGATGTTCGACTCAAACAACGCGGGCAAGCTAGGAATAGACATCGATTTGACGAATCCAAACGAGCGGCGCAGGCTGCTGGACCTCGCCGGCCAAGCTGACGTGGTCATTGAGAACTTCCGTGTTGGCGTGACAGCAAAGCTCGGCGTCGACGCGGCGGCCATTCATGCCGCCAACCCAGATTCCATTTACCTTTCGCTATCCAGCCAGGGCCAGACGGGACCTGAGTCGGGCTACCGCTCGTACGGTTCGACGCTGGATCTGTTGTCAGGTCTCGCATCAGTCACTGGCTACCGTGGCGGCGATGGGATTTGGTCCTCTGCTGAGGTCAATTACCCTGATCAGTTTGTCTCGTTGCTCGGCGCGGCGCTAGTTGCGTATTGTTGGGTCCGTCGAGTCACGGGAGCGGTCCTCGATATTGCGCAGCGTGAGGCTGTGACGTGGACGATTGCCTACCTTGTCGAGGCCTACCTTGATTCGGGCGCTATCGCGCGGCCGACCGGCAACGACCGACCAGGGTGCTTGCCAAGGGACGTGTACCCGTGCAGGGGACACGACCGGTGGGTCGCGATCGCATGCACGACGGACGACGAGCGGGCGGCCCTCGGTCGACTGGTCGGTGTGCCAGTCCAGCCTGCCACCGCCTCTGCCTGGAGGCAGGCAATGAGCACGATTGGGCTGATGATAGGCGAGTGGACCTCAATCTACGATCCTCGGGTCGCCGCAGACAGATTGAACGCTGCTGGCGTTCCTGCGGCTCCCGTCCTCACCGCAGTCGAGCGCTGCCAAGAACCGCATTTCTCTGCTCGGCGTGTCTTCCTGGGTGGGCCACCCCGGCGGAAGGGGTTCCCCTTCCTCCTCAGGGGGTACTCCCCGCCGAACCCTCTTCCGGCTCCGGCGCTTGGCGAACACAGCGAACTGGTGAGCGGAGGCACTTGGCCTGCCTCGAGGAATTCTTGA